CCTATCGAACAATAGCTTCAATGGAACACTGCCACAAGATTATTTTGTGAACTGGCGTGAAATGGCATCAGTGGGGGAAAAGGATGGCTTTACATCTAGTGACGGCATAGACACATTTATGGAACACATGGGAGGAGGAATCTATGAGGATTCGATGGATATGATGTATAAAGGTGTAGACACAGAGTTTCCACTGATCTTACTTATGTTCAAAGCCATCGATTTTTCTGGAAACAAATTCACGGGACGGATCCCTAAATCAATTGGCATGTTGAAGGAATTGCGTCATGTCAACTTTTCAAGAAATGCATTTACAGGCAGTATCCCTTCATCTTTGGCAAATATAAAAAACCTAGAGGCACTAGATCTCTCTCACAATAAGCTTTCTGGTAATATTCCTCGTGATCTTGCTAACCTCTCCTTCGTGTCATACTTGGACTTCTCCCACAACCTTCTCCAAGGCCCTGTTCCAAGAAGCACTCAGTTTCAGAGGCAACATTGTTCTTCATTCGAGGACAATCTTGGACTCTTTGGTCTCGAGGACATCTGTGGACCGGTCCATGCTACATCGGGGGATTCAGATCAATCCGAAGAATTTTCATCCGAAGAGGCAGAAGAAGCGTTGAGCTGGAAAGCTGCTGCAATAGCCTTCGGACCAGGTGTATTCTGTGGATTGGTGATCGGATATATCTTCTTCActtcacacaaacaaacacatatGGTTCATGGAAAAGCTCGGTTGAACCATCCCGGTGGCATCATAAGTGTTCGTTAAATACTGTCTCCTTCAACGCTGTTTCTTTAAATGTGTTGTAAGTCCGTACTCCGATGATTGGTTGGTCAAAGTGTTGTGTTTGTACTTTTGGTTGTATTATACATTGTTGGTGTTTTTGTTGTAATGCGGTAAATTTGAAGTTGTATTGCTTTTATAACACCTTGTACTATCTTTTTATAACTTCTCGAACCCCCAAAACGATAATCAGAGACAACGAAATCTCGTGTGGGAATCTATAACCTGGGGGGGAGTTCTATTTATTTAGACTCCTTCAATTAAATAACCCGACCCGATTTGAAATCCGTGTGAACAAAAGTGCAGGGgctaaaatgaaataaatagatattatgGGTGCTAAAAGTATAAATTCTTGCAACTTTGGAAAGCTTTAACGAACCATGGCGCGGCGGCTAAGATTAGCTGCGATGGAGAAACCGAACCAGAATTACGCGGCTGACTCGTTCTCCAGCGAGGATTTGATCTCTCCGCCGCCGGTGAAGAAGGCGAAGAAGTCAGAGGAGACCGGATGTGATAATACTAAAGATCCGAAAATCCCCAGTGGCGGAGAAGAAGTCATACCCGCCGTTGATAATAGAGCGGCCGAAGAAGGTAGCTCGAGCTGTATAagtgaggagaagaagaaaggattTGTCGTTGAAGCTGATGTTGCTGAAGACAAAGGAGCCAGACAGGCAATGGAAGATGTTTCGTTGGTTTTACCCGACGCTTCTTTGGATTTCCCTGGGAAActaaggtaaaaaaaaagaagaagtaactTTCGTGTGAATGGTAATTAAGAACACATCAAGTCTTGTTATGCTGCACAGTGAAAGGCTTGATTTTTCAAATGAAAACGATGTTCTTCTGTGTTGATGTTATTTGTTATGGTAGGTGTGGTCATTTTGCGATATATGATGGGCATGGTGGACGTTTAGCTGCAGAGTTTGCTAAGAAGCATCTTCACCTTAATGTTCTTTCATCTGGTTTACCACGTGAGTTGGTCTGTTTTACGTTGTTCAGATTATttatgtctttttctttttttgcaaaGCAAGACTGTTTTGGTGTCTCTCACTCAGTAGGTCTCACTTCAACTTCTTTCTCGTTCTTTTCTTGATCCAAATCTTCGATTGCTGCTTCAGATGGACCTCAAAGTTGCTAAGAAAGCCATACTTGATGGTATATAACTTCAGTCTATAACCACTTTTTGTAGCTATCTAATCACTTCATTGACTTTGAACTGTTAACACAACTTTGTTACCAGGTTTCCGGAATACCGATGAGCTGCTCCTACAAGAAAGTGTTTCAGGTAATTCGTGACATGCTTTGTCTGCGTAGGAGCTTTTCTCTCGGCTGTTGATTGCTTTGCTAATTATCTCCTCCATAGAATCTTTCTTCTCAGTCCTGACCTTTGTGTATGGCTCAGGAGGATGGCAAGATGGCGCCACAGCAGTGTGTGTCTGGATCGTTGATCAAAAGGTATAACCGTGGGATGCCAGTGATATGGTCGTTCTTCCTTTGGAATGCGATATGTTGACTCTAATTCTTAAATGGACTTCACAAAATTACGCAACCTTTTATACATTATTCACACCCGTAAGCTTTCCTGCATTTTCAGGTTTTTATTGCCAATATTGGTGATGCTAAGGCTGTTTTGGCACGATCCTCTCCTACCGACGAATCAGGGAGTCATACAGAAGCATGTAACCCACTCAAAGCAATTGTTTTAACCAGAGAGCATAAAGCAATTTATCCACAGGAGCGTTCTCGCATTCAAAAGGTTTTTTCTCTATGATGAGCAAGACAAGTGATATCTATAATAAATCGAGTACCACATGCTCTGTTAGTAACTTGGTCTGAGTTTCGCAGTCAGGTGGTGTTGTGAGCTCAAATGGACGTTTACAAGGGCGTCTTGAGGTTTCTAGGGCGTTTGGCGATCGTCAATTCAAGAAGGTAAATTATTATTTGGCTTCCCACTTTGTCCTGAGCTCATAATCCTTCTGACATTTTACCATTTGGCTAGTCCAGACATTTATTCTTGACTTGTAAATTCTATGGTGGTTGTTCGCATCTAACAAAAGGTATTGATTTCAGTATGGTGTCATTGCAACTCCGGACATTCATGCGTTTGAATTAACTGAGAGAGAAGACTTCATGATTCTTGGTTGCGATGGATTGTGGGAAGTAAGCTCATAGTTGTATAAGAAcatccttttccttttttatatcCAAAGTTTACTCATAATTGACATACTGCATCCGTTTTCAGGTGTTTGGACCAAGTGATGCTGTTGGATTTGTTCAGAAACTCTTGAAGGTAACCACAAACACGCTAGTCAAATCGCTTTGTTCTTCATTGCACACTCTTTAGCTAGATGGACACAAGTTTTTTGGGTAGCCATGTGAGCTAATGTTTGTGTAGAACTTTGTGCATACAAGTAAAGGGCAATGAGAGATTTCTAAGAGCTGTGATTTTGCAGGAAGGCTTGCCTGTAAGCACAATTAGTCGTCGTCTTGTAAAGGAAGCTGTGAAGGAGCGTCGTTGCAAAGACAATTGCACAGCAATCGTGATTGTCTTCAAACGTGGATGACGAAAAGAAAAGCCTGTGGGCATCTGTTTTTCTTATTGGTTTTGGCTTTGCTTGAAGTGTTCCAAACCTTTTGTTGCAACACACTTTTTTTACATATCAATGTATCGGTGACCACCACTAGAAGGAAAAATGACTTTGAAGACTAAACAGATCTCTCTTTTGATAACGtaatctcttctttcttcaatTCGGGTTCCTCTTTGAAAGAT
This genomic interval from Brassica napus cultivar Da-Ae chromosome A6, Da-Ae, whole genome shotgun sequence contains the following:
- the LOC106346828 gene encoding probable protein phosphatase 2C 8; its protein translation is MARRLRLAAMEKPNQNYAADSFSSEDLISPPPVKKAKKSEETGCDNTKDPKIPSGGEEVIPAVDNRAAEEGSSSCISEEKKKGFVVEADVAEDKGARQAMEDVSLVLPDASLDFPGKLRCGHFAIYDGHGGRLAAEFAKKHLHLNVLSSGLPRELMDLKVAKKAILDGFRNTDELLLQESVSGGWQDGATAVCVWIVDQKVFIANIGDAKAVLARSSPTDESGSHTEACNPLKAIVLTREHKAIYPQERSRIQKSGGVVSSNGRLQGRLEVSRAFGDRQFKKYGVIATPDIHAFELTEREDFMILGCDGLWEVFGPSDAVGFVQKLLKEGLPVSTISRRLVKEAVKERRCKDNCTAIVIVFKRG